DNA sequence from the Trueperaceae bacterium genome:
CCGGCCCGGCCTTTATGCTGCGGCGAATAACTACATCGGAGGCCTCAAGCATGGATAGTCAGTCGTTCTTCTCCAAGCTCTTCGACATGTCGTTCACGCAGTACGTGACGCCGAGCATCATCCGGATCATCTTCGTGCTCAGCATCGTCATGGCCGGCATCGCGGCCATCGGCGTCTTCACGACGGCCTCCACGACGTTCGGGGGCGCCGGCGTCCTCCTGGGCCTGCTCCTCGCGGTGGTCGGCTTCATCCTTTACGTGGTGTTCGCGCGCATGGGCCTCGAGGTCGTCATAGCGCTGTTTCGCATCGCGGAGAACACCCGGGTCATCGCCGACAACGCGCGCCGGTCGAACGGCAGCGGCGACTGACAGCCGGTTCCACCCCGTCGTAACGAAGAAGCCGCCGGCCCCCTCTCGAGGGCCGGCGGCTTCTTCTTGCGCCCGCTAGGGCGTCAGATCTGCCTCACTCCTGCGCGGGCGGGGTGAGCAGGTTGGCGTAGATGCGGTAGGCGCCCGGCACGTTGTTCTCGATCTCCGTGTGGAGGACGAGGCTCGTGTAGGTGTAGCGGCCCTTGCCGTAGTCGGTCGTGAGCATGGAGCCGAGGAAGGGCAGCTCGTCCCACGTGTCCGGCCACTGCCTGTCGGTGACGCTGAAGAGCGGGGTGAAGTGCTCGTCCCACTCCTGCGCGAAGTACAGGCCGCGCTCCTTCACCCAGTTGTCGAAG
Encoded proteins:
- a CDS encoding DUF4282 domain-containing protein, which produces MDSQSFFSKLFDMSFTQYVTPSIIRIIFVLSIVMAGIAAIGVFTTASTTFGGAGVLLGLLLAVVGFILYVVFARMGLEVVIALFRIAENTRVIADNARRSNGSGD